The following coding sequences are from one Methyloterricola oryzae window:
- the atpG gene encoding F0F1 ATP synthase subunit gamma gives MAVGKEIRVKIASIKNTQKITRAMEKVATSKMRKTQSRMQATRPYSRKIAQIIKHLAHAKPEYQHPFMIEREVKKVGVIIVSSDRGLCGGLNSNLFRMALRQMRTWSNEKVEVQVSAIGSKGTGFFNGIGANVVAQVAKLGDTPHLEQIIGVIKVMLDDYYAGNIDALYVMYNEFVNTMTQKPKLDQLLPVKTEEIAPELSGHWDYLYEPDAKEVLDDLLVRYIESIVFQGLVENNACEQAARMVAMKSASDNAGKLINELQLIYNKARQAAITQEISEIVGGAAAV, from the coding sequence ATGGCCGTAGGTAAAGAAATCCGTGTGAAGATTGCGAGTATCAAGAATACTCAGAAGATCACGCGCGCCATGGAAAAGGTGGCGACCAGCAAGATGCGCAAGACGCAATCGCGGATGCAGGCTACTCGGCCCTACTCCCGCAAGATTGCGCAGATCATCAAGCACCTGGCCCACGCCAAGCCGGAATATCAGCACCCGTTCATGATCGAGCGGGAGGTGAAGAAGGTGGGCGTCATCATCGTCTCGTCGGACCGCGGCCTGTGCGGCGGTCTGAACTCGAACCTGTTCCGCATGGCCTTGCGCCAGATGCGGACCTGGTCCAACGAGAAGGTCGAGGTGCAGGTCAGCGCCATCGGCTCCAAGGGCACCGGCTTCTTCAACGGCATCGGCGCCAACGTGGTGGCGCAGGTGGCCAAGCTGGGCGACACCCCGCACCTGGAGCAGATCATCGGCGTCATCAAGGTGATGCTGGACGATTACTACGCGGGCAACATCGACGCGCTGTACGTGATGTACAACGAGTTCGTCAACACCATGACGCAGAAGCCCAAGCTCGACCAGTTGCTCCCGGTCAAGACCGAGGAGATTGCGCCGGAGTTGAGCGGCCACTGGGATTATCTCTACGAGCCGGATGCCAAGGAGGTGCTGGATGACCTGCTGGTGCGCTACATCGAGTCCATCGTGTTCCAGGGCCTGGTGGAGAACAACGCCTGCGAGCAGGCGGCGCGCATGGTGGCCATGAAGAGCGCATCGGACAACGCCGGCAAGCTCATCAACGAGTTGCAGCTGATCTACAACAAGGCGCGCCAGGCGGCCATCACCCAGGAAATTTCCGAGATCGTCGGTGGCGCGGCAGCGGTCTAG
- a CDS encoding ParB/RepB/Spo0J family partition protein produces MTAKKRGLGRGLDALLGAVSIEPPGDKERDKLKTLPVEFMRSSRFQPRKDFDPARLQELADSISAQGVVQPIVVREVAENRYEIIAGERRWRAAQMAGLHDIPVVIREVPDQAALAIALIENIQRQDLNPLEEAEALKRLLEEFSLTHQQVADAVGKSRAAVSNLMRLNELHPDAKALLVSGEIEMGHARAILGLPYERQGAVAAQVAAKRLNVRETEALVRKLQEAGQATRPGRQQDPDITRFAEQITEKLGARVQIQHSSKGAGKLIISYDSLDQLEGVIERLG; encoded by the coding sequence ATGACAGCGAAGAAACGAGGCCTGGGGCGCGGACTGGATGCCCTGCTGGGGGCGGTTAGCATCGAGCCGCCCGGCGACAAGGAGCGCGACAAGCTCAAGACGCTGCCGGTGGAGTTCATGCGCAGCAGCCGTTTCCAGCCGCGCAAGGATTTCGACCCCGCGCGCCTGCAGGAACTGGCCGACTCCATCAGCGCCCAGGGCGTGGTCCAGCCCATCGTGGTGCGCGAGGTGGCGGAGAACCGCTACGAGATCATCGCCGGCGAGCGACGCTGGCGCGCCGCCCAGATGGCGGGGCTGCACGATATCCCGGTGGTGATCCGCGAAGTGCCGGACCAGGCGGCCCTGGCCATCGCCCTCATCGAGAACATCCAGCGCCAGGACCTCAACCCCCTGGAGGAGGCCGAGGCGCTCAAGCGCCTACTGGAGGAATTCTCCCTGACCCACCAGCAGGTGGCGGACGCCGTGGGCAAGTCCCGGGCCGCCGTCTCCAATCTGATGCGCCTCAACGAACTGCATCCGGACGCCAAGGCCCTTTTGGTCTCGGGCGAGATCGAGATGGGCCATGCCCGCGCCATTCTGGGCCTGCCCTACGAACGCCAGGGTGCGGTCGCCGCGCAGGTGGCGGCCAAGCGCCTGAACGTGCGCGAGACCGAGGCCCTCGTGCGCAAGCTCCAGGAGGCCGGTCAGGCAACCCGTCCCGGCCGTCAGCAGGACCCCGACATCACCCGCTTCGCCGAACAGATCACCGAGAAGCTGGGGGCCCGCGTGCAGATCCAGCACAGCAGCAAGGGCGCCGGCAAGCTCATCATCAGCTACGACAGCCTGGACCAATTGGAAGGCGTCATCGAACGCCTGGGTTGA
- a CDS encoding ParA family protein: MGKIIAVANQKGGVGKTTTSVNLTASLATAKRRVLLIDLDPQGNATMGCGVNKKKLVHSSYEVLTRQSKPGDAILPLKELGFHILPGNADLTAAQVDLLHHDNRERALREALESCRGDYDFIFVDCPPSLNMLTVNAMVAADSVLIPMQCEYYALEGLSDLMDTLENIRRTVNPKLAIEGLLRTMFDPRSRLAKEVSDQLLEHFGDKVLRTVIPRNIRLAEAPSHGLPALMYDKSSRGAVAYLALAGEIMRRNEKAA, translated from the coding sequence ATGGGAAAAATCATTGCGGTGGCCAACCAGAAAGGGGGGGTCGGCAAGACCACCACCAGCGTCAACCTCACCGCCTCGCTCGCCACCGCCAAGCGCCGCGTGCTGCTCATCGACCTCGATCCCCAGGGCAACGCCACCATGGGCTGCGGGGTCAACAAGAAGAAGCTGGTCCATTCCTCCTATGAGGTGCTGACCCGCCAGTCCAAGCCGGGCGACGCCATCCTGCCGCTGAAGGAGCTGGGCTTTCATATCCTCCCCGGCAATGCGGACCTGACCGCGGCTCAGGTGGACCTGCTGCATCACGACAACCGCGAGCGCGCCCTGCGCGAGGCGCTGGAGAGTTGCCGCGGCGACTACGATTTCATCTTCGTGGACTGCCCGCCGTCTTTGAACATGCTCACCGTCAACGCCATGGTGGCGGCGGACAGCGTGCTGATCCCCATGCAATGCGAGTACTACGCCCTGGAAGGCCTTTCCGATCTCATGGACACCCTGGAAAACATCCGCCGGACGGTGAATCCCAAGCTGGCCATCGAAGGGCTGCTGCGCACCATGTTCGACCCCCGCAGCCGACTGGCCAAGGAAGTTTCGGATCAGTTGCTGGAGCACTTCGGCGACAAGGTGCTGCGTACCGTCATCCCGCGCAACATCCGCCTGGCGGAAGCGCCCAGCCACGGCCTGCCGGCCCTGATGTACGACAAGTCCTCCCGCGGCGCCGTGGCCTATCTGGCCCTGGCGGGAGAGATCATGCGCCGCAACGAGAAAGCCGCCTGA
- a CDS encoding F0F1 ATP synthase subunit epsilon produces MAMKFHVDIVSAEEQIFSGLAELVVAPAEEGDVGIAARHAPLLTRLKPGEVRVMTDDKETLPFYVSGGILEIQPHIVSVLADRAVRAKDIDEAAALEAKQRAEEALKDQKSAMDMGKVQRELVEAMEQLRTLERWRQRR; encoded by the coding sequence ATGGCCATGAAGTTCCATGTGGATATCGTGAGCGCGGAGGAGCAGATCTTCTCCGGGCTCGCGGAATTGGTGGTGGCGCCGGCGGAAGAGGGCGATGTGGGCATCGCGGCCCGTCACGCGCCCCTGCTGACCCGCCTCAAGCCGGGCGAAGTGCGGGTGATGACCGACGACAAGGAGACCCTGCCGTTCTACGTCTCCGGCGGCATCCTGGAGATTCAGCCGCACATCGTTTCGGTGCTGGCCGACCGCGCCGTGCGCGCCAAGGACATCGACGAAGCGGCGGCCCTGGAAGCCAAGCAGCGCGCCGAGGAGGCGCTGAAAGACCAAAAATCGGCCATGGACATGGGCAAGGTGCAGCGGGAGCTGGTGGAAGCCATGGAGCAGCTGCGGACCCTGGAGCGCTGGCGCCAACGTCGCTGA
- the atpA gene encoding F0F1 ATP synthase subunit alpha has protein sequence MQLNPSEISELIKSKIENFDLGVESRSVGTIVSLTDGIVRIHGLSDVMQGEMLEFPGNTFGMALNLERDSVGAVVLGSYEHLAEGDSVKCTGRILEVPVGEALLGRVVDALGNPIDGKGAINSGLRSPIEKIAPGVISRQSVSQPLQTGLKAIDSMIPIGRGQRELIIGDRQTGKTAIAVDTIINQKGTGVKCIYVAIGQKQSSIANVVRKLEEHGAMDHTIVVVASASESAALQFIAPYAGCSMGEYFRDNGQDALIIYDDLTKQAWAYRQVSLLLRRPPGREAYPGDVFYLHSRLLERASRINAEEVEKLTNGAVKGQTGSLTALPIIETQAGDVSAFVPTNVISITDGQIFLETNLFNSGIRPAVNAGLSVSRVGGAAQTKVIKKLGGGIRLDLAQYRELAAFAQFASDLDESTRKQIERGQRVTELMKQNQYSPMSVAQMAVSLYAANEGYLDDVEAAKVRDFEDALQSYMKAEHGALLDKINESGDYNDEIASGIGAAIKKFKATHAW, from the coding sequence ATGCAACTAAACCCCTCTGAAATCAGCGAGCTCATCAAGAGCAAAATCGAGAACTTCGATTTGGGCGTCGAGTCCCGCAGCGTCGGCACCATCGTCAGCCTGACCGACGGCATCGTCCGCATCCACGGCCTGAGCGACGTCATGCAGGGCGAAATGCTGGAGTTCCCCGGCAACACCTTCGGCATGGCGCTCAACCTGGAGCGCGACTCGGTTGGCGCCGTGGTGCTGGGCTCCTACGAGCATCTGGCGGAAGGCGATTCCGTCAAGTGCACCGGCCGCATCCTGGAAGTGCCGGTGGGCGAGGCACTGCTCGGCCGCGTGGTGGACGCCCTGGGCAATCCCATCGACGGCAAGGGCGCCATCAATTCCGGCCTGCGCTCCCCCATCGAGAAGATCGCGCCCGGCGTTATCTCGCGCCAGTCGGTGAGCCAGCCGCTGCAGACGGGTCTGAAGGCCATCGATTCCATGATCCCCATCGGCCGCGGCCAGCGCGAGCTGATCATCGGCGACCGCCAGACCGGCAAGACCGCCATCGCCGTCGATACCATCATCAACCAGAAGGGCACCGGCGTTAAGTGCATCTACGTGGCCATCGGACAGAAGCAGTCCTCCATCGCCAACGTGGTGCGCAAGTTGGAAGAGCACGGCGCCATGGACCACACCATCGTGGTGGTGGCTTCCGCCTCCGAGTCCGCTGCGCTGCAGTTCATCGCGCCCTACGCCGGCTGCTCCATGGGCGAGTACTTCCGTGACAACGGCCAGGACGCCCTGATCATCTATGACGATTTGACCAAGCAGGCCTGGGCCTACCGCCAGGTGTCCCTGCTGCTGCGCCGTCCGCCGGGACGCGAAGCCTATCCGGGTGACGTGTTCTACCTGCACTCGCGTTTGCTGGAGCGCGCTTCCCGCATCAATGCCGAGGAAGTGGAGAAGCTGACCAACGGCGCCGTGAAGGGCCAGACCGGCTCCCTGACCGCGCTGCCCATCATCGAGACCCAGGCCGGCGACGTGTCCGCCTTCGTTCCGACCAACGTGATCTCCATCACCGATGGCCAGATCTTCCTGGAAACCAACCTGTTCAACTCCGGCATCCGTCCGGCGGTGAACGCCGGTCTGTCCGTGTCCCGCGTCGGCGGCGCCGCGCAGACCAAGGTGATCAAGAAGCTCGGCGGCGGTATCCGTCTCGACCTGGCGCAGTACCGCGAATTGGCGGCCTTCGCCCAGTTCGCCTCGGATCTGGACGAGAGCACTCGCAAGCAGATCGAGCGCGGTCAGCGCGTGACCGAGCTGATGAAGCAGAACCAGTACTCGCCCATGAGCGTGGCGCAGATGGCCGTGTCCCTCTATGCGGCCAACGAAGGCTATCTGGACGACGTGGAAGCCGCCAAGGTGCGCGATTTCGAGGATGCCCTGCAGAGCTACATGAAGGCCGAGCACGGTGCGTTGCTGGACAAGATCAACGAGAGCGGCGACTACAACGACGAGATCGCGTCCGGCATCGGAGCAGCCATCAAGAAGTTCAAAGCAACGCACGCCTGGTAA
- the atpD gene encoding F0F1 ATP synthase subunit beta, whose product MSSGKIVQIIGAVVDVEFPRESLPKVYDALRVESANLVLEVQQQLGDGVVRCIAMGSSDGLQRGLDVTNTGAAISVPVGKETLGRIMNVLGDPIDEKGPIGEQTRWGIHRKAPSYEDQAAANELLETGIKVIDLVCPFAKGGKVGLFGGAGVGKTVNMMELIRNIAIEHSGYSVFAGVGERTREGNDFYHEMKDSNVLDKVSLVYGQMNEPPGNRLRVALTGLTMAEYFREEGRDVLLFIDNIYRYTLAGTEVSALLGRMPSAVGYQPTLAEEMGVLQERITSTKTGSITSIQAVYVPADDLTDPSPATTFAHLDATVVLSRQIAELGIYPAVDPLDSTSRQLDPLVIGQEHYNVTRAVQGTLQRYKELRDIIAILGMDELSEEDKLVVARARKIQRFLSQPFFVAEVFTGSPGKYVSLKDTIAGFKGIINGDYDDIPEQAFYMVGSIDEVLEKAKKLAA is encoded by the coding sequence ATGAGTTCGGGCAAAATCGTTCAGATCATCGGCGCCGTTGTCGACGTGGAATTCCCCCGCGAGTCACTGCCGAAAGTGTATGACGCCCTGCGCGTCGAGAGCGCCAACCTGGTGCTGGAAGTCCAGCAGCAGCTGGGTGACGGCGTCGTCAGATGCATCGCCATGGGCAGCAGCGACGGTCTGCAGCGCGGCCTGGACGTCACCAACACCGGTGCCGCCATCTCCGTGCCGGTGGGCAAGGAAACCCTGGGCCGCATCATGAACGTGCTGGGCGATCCCATCGACGAGAAGGGCCCCATCGGCGAGCAGACCCGCTGGGGCATCCACCGCAAGGCGCCCAGCTACGAAGATCAGGCGGCAGCCAACGAGCTGCTGGAAACCGGCATCAAGGTGATCGACCTGGTCTGCCCCTTCGCCAAGGGCGGCAAGGTGGGCCTGTTCGGCGGCGCCGGCGTGGGCAAGACCGTCAACATGATGGAGCTGATCCGCAACATCGCCATCGAGCACAGCGGCTACTCCGTGTTCGCCGGCGTGGGTGAGCGCACCCGCGAAGGGAACGACTTCTACCACGAAATGAAGGACTCCAACGTTCTGGACAAGGTGTCCCTGGTGTACGGCCAGATGAACGAGCCGCCGGGCAACCGCCTGCGCGTGGCGCTGACCGGCCTCACCATGGCGGAGTACTTCCGTGAGGAAGGCCGCGACGTGCTGCTGTTCATCGACAACATTTACCGTTATACCCTGGCCGGCACCGAGGTGTCCGCGCTGCTGGGCCGTATGCCCTCAGCCGTGGGCTACCAGCCGACCCTGGCCGAGGAAATGGGCGTGCTGCAGGAGCGCATCACCTCCACCAAGACCGGTTCCATCACCTCGATCCAGGCCGTGTACGTGCCTGCCGACGACTTGACCGACCCGTCGCCGGCCACCACCTTCGCCCACTTGGACGCCACCGTGGTTTTGTCCCGCCAGATCGCCGAGCTGGGCATCTACCCGGCGGTGGACCCGCTGGATTCCACCAGCCGCCAGCTGGACCCGCTGGTCATCGGCCAGGAGCACTACAACGTCACCCGCGCCGTGCAGGGCACCCTGCAGCGCTACAAGGAACTGCGTGACATCATCGCCATCCTGGGCATGGACGAACTGTCGGAAGAAGACAAGCTGGTGGTGGCCCGTGCCCGCAAGATCCAGCGCTTCCTGTCACAGCCCTTCTTCGTGGCGGAAGTGTTCACGGGCTCGCCGGGCAAGTACGTTTCCCTCAAGGACACCATTGCGGGCTTCAAGGGCATCATCAACGGCGACTACGACGATATTCCCGAGCAGGCCTTCTACATGGTCGGCAGCATCGACGAAGTGCTGGAAAAAGCCAAGAAACTGGCTGCTTAA
- the atpB gene encoding F0F1 ATP synthase subunit A, whose product MATEAHGSEGGATGYIVHHLTTLSAGEGFWTFHLDTLFFSAFLGLTFILVFKTAAEKATSGVPGPLQNFAEMIVEFVDTQVKDSFHGKSPLIAPLALTIFCWVFLMNTMDLLPVDLLPDIGKAVGLDYLRVVPSTDLNGTFGMSISVFFLIIFYSLKVKGPVHFAMEFLFHPFNHWLLIPFNLLLNTVEYLAKPVSLGLRLFGNMYAGELIFILIALMPWYVQPLLSFPWAVFHILIITLQAFIFMVLTIVYLSLAHEDH is encoded by the coding sequence ATGGCAACCGAAGCACATGGTTCCGAGGGCGGCGCGACGGGCTACATCGTCCATCACCTGACCACACTCTCAGCGGGTGAGGGCTTTTGGACCTTCCATCTGGACACCCTGTTTTTCTCCGCTTTTCTCGGCCTGACATTCATCCTGGTGTTCAAGACGGCGGCGGAAAAAGCCACCAGCGGCGTACCCGGTCCCCTGCAGAACTTCGCCGAGATGATCGTCGAGTTCGTCGACACCCAGGTCAAGGATAGCTTCCACGGCAAGAGTCCGCTGATCGCGCCCCTGGCGCTGACCATCTTCTGCTGGGTGTTCCTGATGAACACCATGGACCTGCTCCCTGTGGACCTGCTCCCGGACATCGGCAAGGCCGTGGGCCTGGACTACCTGCGCGTGGTGCCCAGCACCGACCTGAACGGCACCTTCGGCATGTCCATCTCGGTGTTCTTCCTGATCATCTTCTACAGCCTGAAAGTGAAGGGCCCGGTGCATTTTGCGATGGAATTCCTGTTCCATCCGTTCAACCACTGGCTGCTGATCCCTTTCAATCTGTTGCTGAACACGGTCGAGTATCTGGCCAAGCCGGTTTCGCTCGGTCTTCGACTTTTCGGAAACATGTATGCAGGCGAGCTGATCTTCATCCTGATCGCCCTGATGCCCTGGTATGTCCAGCCGCTGCTGAGCTTCCCTTGGGCCGTGTTCCACATCCTGATCATCACCCTGCAAGCCTTCATCTTCATGGTGTTGACCATCGTGTATCTGAGCCTCGCTCACGAAGATCACTAA
- a CDS encoding F0F1 ATP synthase subunit B, translating into MSINATLIGQMITFALLVWFTMKYVWPPLMQALEERKKKIADGLAAADKGKHEMELAEKKAKSVLKDAKDQAAEIVNLAQKRANELADERKEAAKQEGERIITAAKSEIDREIQQAKEQLRKEVATLAVSAAEQILKKEVDQDKHREIIDNLGKQLGQA; encoded by the coding sequence GTGAGTATTAACGCCACTCTAATTGGGCAGATGATCACCTTCGCGCTTCTGGTGTGGTTCACCATGAAGTACGTCTGGCCGCCCTTGATGCAAGCCCTCGAAGAGCGCAAGAAGAAGATCGCCGATGGACTGGCTGCCGCCGACAAGGGCAAGCACGAGATGGAGCTGGCCGAGAAGAAGGCCAAGTCCGTGCTGAAGGATGCCAAGGACCAGGCCGCGGAAATCGTCAACCTGGCGCAGAAGCGCGCCAACGAGCTGGCGGACGAGCGCAAGGAAGCCGCCAAGCAGGAAGGCGAGCGCATCATCACGGCTGCCAAGTCCGAAATCGACCGGGAGATCCAGCAGGCGAAGGAACAGCTGCGCAAGGAAGTGGCCACCCTGGCGGTTTCCGCGGCGGAGCAGATCCTGAAGAAAGAAGTCGACCAGGATAAGCACCGGGAAATCATTGACAACCTCGGCAAGCAGTTGGGTCAGGCGTAA
- the glmU gene encoding bifunctional UDP-N-acetylglucosamine diphosphorylase/glucosamine-1-phosphate N-acetyltransferase GlmU, with translation MTLQTLILAAGQGTRMRSQLPKVLHQIAGRPLLAHVHRLASSLGDNAISVIYGHGGEQVLKTLGELPARWVEQKERLGTGHAVMQVADWIRDDATVLILYGDVPLLQQSTVQRLLHHAGEGSLGLLTITLDNPTGYGRIIRNGNGDVVSIVEEKDATPEQRTVREVNTGILAVRGGHLKRWLGRLTNDNAQKEYYLTDIIAMAVADGIYVDTTQPGEEAEVLGVNNRQQLAELERLFQARQACSLMEQGVTLRDPARFDLRGDIVQLGQDIEIDVNVILEGRIELGSGVKIGPNVWIRNASIAQGVEILANSVIEDAVIGADSRIGPFARIRPETRLSAHVHVGNFVEIKKAEVGEGSKINHLSYVGDARVGSGVNVGAGTITCNYDGANKHLTVIEDGAFIGSDTQLVAPVTVGRNATIGAGSTITKDTPADTLTLSRAKQINVEGWQRPVKKPKA, from the coding sequence ATGACCTTACAGACCCTCATCCTGGCGGCGGGCCAGGGGACGCGCATGCGCTCGCAACTGCCCAAGGTGCTGCACCAGATCGCCGGCCGCCCCTTGCTTGCCCACGTGCACCGGCTCGCCTCAAGTCTCGGCGACAACGCTATCAGCGTGATTTACGGCCACGGCGGCGAGCAGGTGCTTAAAACTCTGGGCGAACTGCCGGCCCGCTGGGTGGAGCAGAAAGAGCGCCTGGGCACCGGCCACGCGGTGATGCAGGTGGCCGACTGGATCCGGGATGACGCCACCGTGCTGATCCTTTATGGCGACGTGCCCCTGCTGCAGCAGAGCACCGTGCAGCGCCTGCTGCACCACGCCGGCGAGGGCAGCCTGGGGCTTTTGACCATCACGCTGGACAATCCCACCGGCTACGGGCGCATCATCCGTAACGGCAATGGCGACGTGGTCAGCATCGTCGAGGAAAAGGACGCGACGCCGGAGCAGCGGACGGTGCGGGAAGTGAATACCGGCATCCTGGCGGTCAGGGGTGGGCACTTGAAGCGCTGGCTGGGCCGGCTGACCAACGACAACGCCCAGAAGGAATACTACCTCACCGACATCATCGCCATGGCGGTGGCCGACGGGATCTACGTCGACACCACCCAGCCCGGCGAGGAAGCGGAAGTACTGGGGGTCAATAACCGGCAGCAGCTGGCGGAGCTGGAACGCTTGTTTCAGGCGCGCCAGGCGTGCAGCCTCATGGAGCAGGGCGTGACCCTGCGCGATCCGGCCCGCTTCGATTTGCGCGGCGATATCGTGCAACTGGGACAGGACATCGAGATCGACGTCAACGTAATCCTGGAAGGGCGGATCGAACTGGGCAGCGGTGTAAAGATCGGCCCCAACGTGTGGATCCGCAATGCCTCCATCGCCCAAGGCGTGGAAATTCTGGCCAACAGCGTGATCGAGGACGCGGTGATCGGCGCCGACAGCCGCATCGGCCCCTTCGCCCGCATCCGCCCGGAGACCCGGCTTTCCGCCCATGTGCACGTGGGCAATTTTGTGGAAATCAAGAAGGCCGAGGTGGGGGAGGGCTCCAAGATCAATCATCTTAGCTATGTGGGCGATGCGCGGGTCGGCTCCGGGGTGAACGTGGGCGCGGGCACCATCACCTGCAATTACGACGGCGCCAACAAGCACCTCACCGTGATCGAGGACGGCGCTTTCATCGGTTCGGATACCCAGTTGGTGGCTCCGGTGACGGTGGGCCGCAATGCCACCATCGGCGCGGGCTCCACCATCACCAAGGACACGCCCGCCGACACCCTGACCCTGAGCCGCGCCAAGCAGATCAACGTGGAAGGCTGGCAGCGGCCGGTCAAAAAGCCCAAGGCCTGA
- a CDS encoding ATP synthase subunit I, with the protein MLLIQVLTIIGIFAVAYGLAGFQEAKSALLGGLVGFLPNAYFAFKFGRRDPTKTAQAVVKAFYLGETVKLTITALLFVIVFQLPGILFMPLFIGFVAVIMVFWFALLLRN; encoded by the coding sequence GTGCTCCTGATTCAGGTGCTAACAATAATTGGGATTTTCGCTGTAGCCTACGGGCTGGCTGGCTTCCAGGAAGCCAAGTCGGCGCTGCTGGGTGGATTGGTGGGGTTCTTGCCCAACGCCTATTTTGCCTTCAAGTTCGGTCGGCGCGATCCGACCAAGACGGCTCAGGCGGTGGTCAAGGCTTTCTATCTGGGCGAAACGGTCAAGCTGACCATCACCGCCCTCCTGTTTGTCATTGTATTCCAACTTCCAGGCATCTTGTTCATGCCGTTATTCATCGGCTTTGTCGCGGTGATAATGGTTTTTTGGTTTGCACTTTTGTTGCGCAATTAG
- a CDS encoding F0F1 ATP synthase subunit delta, translating to MSEIATLARPYAVAAYKRAKETASTAQWSETLAFLSAVMKDERIAQAADNPKVKKEQFTAAFLDLCAGHLNGESENFVKVLVANGRLDLIHSIAEQFEYYRAEEEGYLDVEVCSAYPLEDGEHAKLVTVLQTELGKQPRLHVRVDESLIGGVLIKAGDRVIDASVRGQVQRLATRLYN from the coding sequence ATGAGTGAAATAGCGACGTTGGCCAGGCCCTACGCGGTAGCGGCCTATAAACGGGCCAAGGAAACCGCGTCCACCGCCCAGTGGTCGGAAACCCTCGCCTTTCTGTCCGCCGTCATGAAGGACGAGCGGATCGCGCAGGCCGCGGACAATCCCAAGGTCAAGAAGGAGCAGTTCACGGCGGCGTTTCTGGATCTGTGCGCGGGGCACCTGAACGGCGAGAGCGAGAACTTCGTCAAGGTTCTGGTCGCCAACGGCCGCCTGGACCTCATTCACAGCATCGCCGAGCAGTTTGAGTACTACCGGGCTGAAGAAGAGGGCTATCTCGATGTGGAGGTCTGTTCGGCTTATCCACTGGAGGACGGGGAGCACGCGAAGCTGGTGACGGTTCTGCAGACGGAACTGGGCAAGCAACCGCGCCTGCACGTCCGGGTCGACGAATCCCTGATCGGCGGCGTGCTGATCAAGGCCGGCGACCGGGTGATCGATGCCTCCGTCCGCGGACAAGTTCAACGATTGGCAACAAGACTCTACAACTAG
- the atpE gene encoding F0F1 ATP synthase subunit C produces MEAVASVQGLTAIAVGIILGLGAMGTAIGFGLLGGKFLEGAARQPEMVPMLQVKMFIVAGLLDAVTMIGVGLALFFTFANPFLSAVKG; encoded by the coding sequence ATGGAAGCAGTAGCATCTGTACAAGGCCTGACCGCTATCGCCGTGGGCATCATCCTGGGTTTGGGCGCCATGGGCACCGCTATCGGTTTCGGTCTTCTGGGCGGCAAGTTCCTGGAAGGCGCCGCGCGCCAGCCGGAGATGGTCCCCATGCTGCAGGTCAAGATGTTCATCGTTGCAGGTCTTCTGGACGCAGTGACCATGATCGGCGTCGGTCTCGCTCTGTTCTTCACCTTTGCCAACCCGTTCCTGTCCGCGGTCAAGGGTTAA
- the rsmG gene encoding 16S rRNA (guanine(527)-N(7))-methyltransferase RsmG — protein MAQDLDRLLAEGLAQMGVAADAGQRERLLVFLQLLRKWNRVYNLTSITDPADMVRLHLLDSLAVLPHLKGWRVLDVGTGAGLPGIPLALLAGEKDFTLLDGNSKKTRFVQQAIIELGLRNARVVHARIERFADPEGFDVILARAFASLPVIVEHTRRLLAPGGVILAQKGKWAEQDSPTPFAVESVPLKIPGVDAERHLLSVTLPG, from the coding sequence ATGGCACAGGACCTGGATCGCCTGCTCGCGGAGGGGCTGGCGCAGATGGGCGTCGCCGCCGATGCGGGTCAGCGGGAGCGGTTGCTGGTCTTCCTGCAGTTACTGCGCAAATGGAATCGTGTCTATAATCTCACCTCCATCACGGACCCGGCCGACATGGTCAGGCTGCATCTGCTCGACAGCCTGGCGGTCTTGCCGCACCTGAAAGGGTGGCGTGTGCTGGATGTGGGCACGGGGGCGGGTCTGCCGGGCATTCCCCTGGCGCTGTTGGCCGGAGAGAAGGATTTCACCCTGCTGGACGGCAACTCCAAGAAGACGCGCTTCGTGCAGCAGGCCATCATCGAACTGGGCCTTCGCAACGCCCGCGTGGTGCATGCGCGCATCGAGCGCTTCGCCGACCCGGAGGGCTTCGATGTGATACTGGCCCGCGCCTTCGCCAGCCTGCCGGTGATCGTGGAACACACGCGGCGGCTTTTGGCCCCGGGCGGCGTGATCCTTGCGCAGAAGGGCAAATGGGCGGAACAGGACTCACCGACCCCGTTTGCCGTTGAAAGCGTTCCCTTGAAAATTCCCGGAGTGGATGCCGAGCGGCACCTGCTTTCCGTCACCTTGCCAGGATAA